The DNA window ATTTGTGGATTAGGTTGTTTGCAAACTCGGCGCTGTTCTCATCCGAAAGTTCTTCACCCGGAAAATTCTCAATAACCTGCTGTATGGGATTAGCAGTCATTTCGTACGAATATAGAACCTGCAAAGCATGCTCTCGAGCCATTCTTCTACCGCTTTTTCCCATGAATTGAAAAAAATCCTATGTGTATACCTGGGTTAACCAATTATACCGATCTTCGTACTCGCCCTTAAACAAACCAAAAAATCTCTCTTGTAATTTTTGGGTCATAGGACCTCGTTTACCTTCTCCAATCTGGATTTTATCAATAGATCTCACAGGAGTAATTTCGACTGCTGTACCCGAAAAGAAAACTTCATCAGCAACGTATAGCAAGGATCTCGGAAGCATTTGTTTTTGGACTTCAATTCCGAACTCCTCAGCCAAATCAAAGACACAATCTCGTGTAATTCCAGGTAAAATCGATGCTGCTAATGGAGGGGTATATAGAATGCCTCCATAGACGATGAATACATTCGCACCACTTCCTTCACTAACATATCCTTCCTGATTCAGCGCTATTCCTTCGCTATAACCATTTACATCTGCTTCCATTCTAATCAATTGACCATTCATATAATTGCCGCCGGCTTTTGCCATACTAGGCATTGTATTAGCTGGCAAACGGCTCCAGGATGACACACAAACATCCACACCCTCTGTAATGGCTTCATCTCCCAGGTATCCACCCCAATCCCATGCTGAAATGGCAACATTTATGGGACATCCTTTTGGCAGTACTCCCAAATTTCCATAACCACGAAATACCACCGGCCGAATGTAAGCTTCTTTAAACTTATTCATTTTGATAACATCAATACATCCCTGGTAAATTTCATCATAGGTAAATGGAATATCTATACGATAGATCTTTGCAGAATTAAACAAACGTTTAATGTGTTTGTCCAATCTAAAGATTGCCGTTCCAACACTGCCGGTATTATAACAGCGAATCCCTTCAAATACACTGGAGCCATAATGAATAACATGAGCATTTACATGAACGGTAGCATCTTTCCAATCTACCATTTCCCCATCATACCAAATTTTTGAACTCTCGTTAAAGCCCATTTAAATCCTCCGAATAAAAATTATTATTCCGAATGTTAATTAAAAGTTAACTAATCTGCCCAGAACTTACAAGAATATTCAAAGAACAATGGAATTAATCGAAATAATTATAATTAGAACCAACTATTCACTTAAGAGTTTCCTGGCAATAACGAGTTTTTGGATTTCGGTGGTTCCTTCATATAATTCTGTTATTTTCGCATCCCGAAAATAGCGTTCCACAGGAAAATCCTTAAGATAACCATATCCCCCTAAGATTTGGACAGCTTCATCGGATGCCCACACAGCTACTTGTGAAGCTTTCAATTTTGCCATTGCTGCTGCTTGAACATAGTCTTTCCCGATTTGTCTTAAAAATGCTGCATGGTAAAGCATCATGCGGGCGCATTCTATTTCTGTTGCCATATCAGCCAACTTTGACTGGATAGCTGAAAACTCACTCAATGTTTTACCAAACTGCTTGCGTTCCTTAGCATAATTCAAAGCAACTTCCAAAGAAGCCCGGGCAATCCCTACCGCTTGAGCAGCAACTCCCATTCGCCCCCCATCAAGTACACTAAGTGCTATACTTAAACCTTTACCTTCTGGTCCAATTAGATTATCCAATGGAATTCGACAATCTTCGAAAGTCAATTCGCAAGTATCGGAACTACGGATACC is part of the candidate division KSB1 bacterium genome and encodes:
- a CDS encoding branched-chain amino acid transaminase, with the protein product MGFNESSKIWYDGEMVDWKDATVHVNAHVIHYGSSVFEGIRCYNTGSVGTAIFRLDKHIKRLFNSAKIYRIDIPFTYDEIYQGCIDVIKMNKFKEAYIRPVVFRGYGNLGVLPKGCPINVAISAWDWGGYLGDEAITEGVDVCVSSWSRLPANTMPSMAKAGGNYMNGQLIRMEADVNGYSEGIALNQEGYVSEGSGANVFIVYGGILYTPPLAASILPGITRDCVFDLAEEFGIEVQKQMLPRSLLYVADEVFFSGTAVEITPVRSIDKIQIGEGKRGPMTQKLQERFFGLFKGEYEDRYNWLTQVYT